A region of Tistrella bauzanensis DNA encodes the following proteins:
- a CDS encoding acylphosphatase, protein MSDQPPQDDPTPDAALAARLTVRLSIRGRVQGVGYRWWFEGQARRYGLEGWVRNRRDGTVEALIAGTAAAVETVIRRAHAGPPAAWVDAVEVTTSADWPRDFPPADLPSGPGFRRKPTA, encoded by the coding sequence ATGTCCGACCAGCCACCACAAGACGATCCCACGCCCGATGCGGCGCTGGCCGCGCGGCTGACCGTCCGCCTGTCGATCCGCGGCCGGGTGCAGGGGGTCGGCTATCGCTGGTGGTTCGAAGGCCAGGCCCGGCGGTACGGCCTGGAGGGCTGGGTCCGCAATCGCCGCGATGGCACGGTGGAAGCGCTGATCGCCGGTACTGCCGCGGCGGTGGAGACGGTGATCCGCCGCGCCCATGCCGGTCCGCCGGCCGCATGGGTGGACGCGGTCGAGGTGACGACATCCGCCGATTGGCCCCGGGATTTCCCGCCCGCCGACCTGCCGTCGGGTCCGGGCTTCCGCCGCAAGCCGACCGCGTGA
- a CDS encoding DUF2937 family protein gives MGRWLLGRIDRLLGSICALVLGLGAAQAQGFALAYLQRIGGHLDEATRLLGQIRAGVAPYDQVAPVARAALEAAAAARAQALATARDAIAAADPFLRPLEALRHADPEIARATWTDYVVSLPVEPASLAYGLTGMVLAWLVYDGLMALLRWPFRRRMRYG, from the coding sequence ATGGGTCGCTGGCTCCTCGGACGGATCGACCGGCTGCTGGGCAGCATCTGCGCGCTGGTGCTGGGGCTGGGCGCGGCACAGGCCCAAGGCTTCGCCCTGGCCTATCTTCAGCGGATCGGCGGCCATCTGGACGAGGCGACCCGCCTGCTGGGCCAGATCCGCGCCGGCGTGGCGCCCTATGATCAGGTGGCGCCGGTGGCGCGCGCGGCGCTGGAGGCAGCCGCCGCCGCCCGCGCCCAGGCGCTGGCCACGGCCCGCGACGCCATTGCCGCCGCCGATCCGTTTCTGCGGCCCCTGGAGGCGTTGCGCCACGCCGACCCCGAGATTGCCCGCGCGACCTGGACGGATTATGTGGTGAGCCTGCCGGTGGAGCCGGCCAGCCTGGCCTATGGCCTGACCGGCATGGTGCTGGCGTGGCTGGTTTACGATGGGCTGATGGCCTTGCTGCGCTGGCCCTTTCGCCGCCGCATGCGGTATGGCTGA
- a CDS encoding FAD-binding oxidoreductase, giving the protein MFARPPSAAELDRHLDALQGLVDAAGLLTDPADMPRYERDWMGKFHGRALGVIRPRDTAAVARVLAYLNAHRLPVVPQAGNTGLVGGSVPDAAGAFVLSVDRMARIRAVDAVGASITLDAGVVLETAQEAARRAGLMLALDLGSKGSCRIGGNISTNAGGLKVLRYGHIREQVLGLEVVLADGTVLDGLSSLRKNNTGYDLKQMFIGAEGTLGVVTAATLKLFPAEAGRAVAMVAVDRFDDALAVLAAVRRGFPGRLNSVELIGADAVALVAGTLPGARSPFALAHTYAVLIEVGSDDADAGAQRGRLEVAIGALIEAGRVADAAIAQSDAQAEGLWRLREGVPEAVAHTAPVHKYDLTFAVGDIGRFIADCDLALARVAKGLRPVYFGHVADGNVHVNVMAPPGMQAGGYQALQGPIDDAIFDLVAQYRGSISAEHGIGQVKRAYLDRNRSAAEIATMRALKAMLDPNGILNPHRLLP; this is encoded by the coding sequence ATGTTCGCTCGCCCGCCTTCCGCCGCCGAACTCGACCGCCATCTGGACGCGCTTCAGGGGCTGGTCGATGCCGCCGGGCTGCTCACCGACCCGGCCGACATGCCGCGCTATGAACGCGACTGGATGGGCAAGTTCCATGGCCGCGCGCTGGGCGTGATCCGCCCCCGCGACACCGCGGCGGTGGCCCGGGTGCTGGCCTATCTGAACGCCCACCGCCTGCCGGTGGTGCCGCAGGCCGGCAATACCGGCCTGGTCGGCGGATCGGTGCCAGATGCGGCCGGCGCCTTCGTGCTGTCGGTGGATCGCATGGCCCGCATCCGGGCGGTCGATGCGGTGGGCGCCAGCATCACCCTGGATGCGGGCGTGGTGCTGGAGACGGCACAGGAAGCGGCCCGCCGCGCTGGGCTGATGCTGGCGCTGGATCTGGGATCGAAGGGATCCTGCCGGATCGGCGGCAATATCTCGACCAATGCCGGCGGCCTGAAGGTGCTGCGTTACGGTCATATCCGTGAACAGGTTCTGGGACTGGAGGTGGTGCTGGCCGACGGCACCGTGCTGGACGGGCTGTCGAGCCTGCGCAAGAACAACACCGGCTATGACCTGAAGCAGATGTTCATCGGCGCCGAGGGCACATTGGGCGTGGTGACGGCCGCGACCCTGAAGCTGTTTCCGGCCGAGGCGGGGCGCGCGGTCGCCATGGTCGCGGTCGATCGTTTCGATGATGCGCTGGCGGTGCTGGCGGCGGTGCGCCGCGGCTTTCCCGGCCGGCTGAATTCTGTGGAACTGATCGGCGCCGACGCGGTGGCCCTGGTTGCCGGCACGCTGCCCGGCGCGCGCAGCCCGTTCGCCCTGGCCCACACCTATGCGGTGCTGATCGAGGTGGGATCGGACGACGCCGACGCCGGGGCCCAACGCGGCCGGCTGGAAGTGGCGATCGGCGCACTGATCGAGGCCGGCCGGGTGGCCGATGCCGCGATCGCCCAGAGCGATGCCCAGGCCGAGGGCTTGTGGCGGCTGCGCGAAGGCGTACCCGAGGCGGTCGCCCATACGGCGCCGGTGCACAAATATGACCTGACCTTCGCGGTCGGCGATATCGGCCGGTTCATCGCCGATTGCGATCTGGCGCTGGCGCGGGTGGCCAAGGGCCTGCGCCCGGTCTATTTCGGTCATGTCGCCGACGGCAATGTGCATGTCAACGTCATGGCGCCGCCGGGCATGCAGGCCGGGGGCTATCAGGCCCTGCAGGGGCCGATCGACGATGCGATCTTCGATCTGGTCGCGCAGTATCGCGGATCGATTTCGGCGGAACATGGCATCGGGCAGGTCAAGCGCGCCTATCTGGACCGCAACCGCTCGGCCGCCGAGATCGCGACCATGCGGGCGCTGAAGGCGATGCTGGACCCGAACGGCATTCTCAATCCCCACCGGCTGCTGCCCTGA
- a CDS encoding NADP-dependent malic enzyme — protein MSKELRDGALEYHRLPRPGKFSIEPTKPLANQRDLALAYSPGVAYACEEIVADPLNASLYTGRGNMVAVVTNGTAVLGLGAIGPLAAKPVMEGKVVLFKKFAGIDAIDIEIDERDPDKLVEIIASLEPSFGAINLEDIKAPECFEIEERLKSRMKIPVFHDDQHGTAIVVAAAMLNALRVVSKPLDQVKLVASGAGAAALACLDLLVELGLPRRNITVCDIVGVVWKGRNELMDPRKETYAVETDARTLGEVIDGADIFLGLSAPRVLTAEMVKRMGPSPIIMALANPTPEILPEEARRARPDAIIATGRSDFPNQVNNVLCFPFVFRGALDVGATTINIEMKKAAAQAIADLAMAEPSSEVAQAYSGQDLRFGPDYLIPKPFDPRLVVEVSSAVARAAMDSGVATRPIEDFAAYRQVLSSYFFRSGLVMKTVFERAKAQPKRVVYADGEDERVLRAAQIVVDEGFANPILIGRRAVVLRRIERLGLRLKLDKDVELCDPEDDPRYNTYWSEYHRLMARRGVTPEGARTVVRTRATVIGALMVHIGEADALICGPVSRFVKNLRHLKEILGLRAGVSEACAMQALILPNATVFVADTQVEHQRSAAQIAEMTILCAEEVRRFGITPKVALLSSSSFGTGETPGALMMRDAFDLVRRQAPELEVDGEMQADAALSEDVRHRVFPGSILTGQANLLITPDLDSGNIAFNLAKALTNGTSVGPVMIGFNHPAHILTPAVSVRGIVNLSALVVVDAIEKSRTNPWCPLPAEPA, from the coding sequence ATGTCGAAGGAATTGCGCGACGGCGCGCTCGAATATCATCGCCTGCCGCGGCCCGGCAAGTTCAGCATCGAGCCGACCAAGCCGCTTGCCAACCAGCGCGACCTGGCGCTGGCCTATTCGCCGGGTGTCGCCTATGCCTGCGAAGAGATCGTCGCCGACCCGCTGAACGCCTCACTGTATACCGGCCGGGGCAACATGGTCGCGGTGGTCACCAACGGCACCGCCGTGCTGGGCCTTGGCGCCATCGGCCCGCTGGCCGCCAAGCCGGTGATGGAAGGCAAGGTGGTATTGTTCAAGAAGTTCGCCGGCATCGATGCGATCGACATCGAGATCGACGAGCGCGACCCCGACAAGCTGGTCGAGATCATCGCCAGTCTGGAGCCGTCCTTCGGCGCGATCAACCTTGAGGACATCAAGGCGCCGGAATGCTTCGAGATCGAAGAGCGCCTGAAAAGCCGCATGAAGATCCCGGTATTCCACGACGACCAGCATGGCACCGCCATCGTGGTGGCGGCGGCGATGCTGAACGCGCTGCGCGTGGTGTCGAAGCCGCTGGATCAGGTGAAGCTGGTGGCGTCCGGCGCCGGTGCCGCGGCGCTGGCCTGCCTGGATCTGCTGGTGGAACTGGGTCTGCCCCGCCGGAACATCACCGTCTGCGACATCGTCGGCGTGGTCTGGAAGGGCCGCAACGAGCTGATGGATCCGCGCAAGGAGACCTATGCGGTCGAGACCGACGCCCGCACGCTGGGTGAGGTGATCGACGGCGCCGATATTTTCCTGGGGCTTTCGGCCCCCCGGGTGCTGACGGCCGAGATGGTCAAGCGCATGGGTCCGAGCCCGATCATCATGGCGCTGGCCAACCCGACACCGGAAATCCTGCCGGAAGAGGCCCGCCGGGCGCGACCCGACGCGATCATCGCCACCGGCCGGTCGGATTTTCCCAATCAGGTCAACAACGTCCTGTGCTTCCCGTTTGTGTTCCGGGGCGCGCTGGATGTGGGCGCCACCACGATCAATATCGAGATGAAGAAGGCGGCCGCCCAGGCGATCGCCGATCTGGCGATGGCCGAGCCGTCATCGGAAGTGGCCCAGGCCTATAGCGGCCAGGATCTGCGCTTCGGCCCCGATTATCTGATCCCCAAGCCCTTCGACCCGCGTCTGGTGGTTGAAGTGTCGTCGGCGGTGGCGCGCGCCGCCATGGACAGCGGTGTCGCCACCCGTCCGATCGAGGATTTCGCGGCCTATCGTCAGGTGCTGTCGTCGTATTTCTTCCGCTCCGGTCTGGTGATGAAGACCGTTTTCGAGCGGGCGAAGGCCCAGCCCAAACGCGTGGTCTATGCCGATGGTGAGGATGAGCGGGTGCTGCGCGCCGCCCAGATCGTGGTGGATGAAGGCTTCGCCAACCCGATCCTGATCGGACGGCGCGCGGTGGTGCTGCGCCGGATCGAGCGGCTGGGCCTGCGGCTGAAGCTCGACAAGGACGTCGAGCTCTGCGACCCCGAGGATGATCCGCGCTACAACACCTATTGGTCGGAATATCACCGGCTGATGGCGCGGCGCGGTGTGACGCCTGAAGGCGCCCGCACGGTGGTGCGCACCCGGGCGACGGTCATCGGCGCGCTGATGGTGCATATCGGCGAGGCGGATGCCCTGATCTGCGGCCCGGTCAGCCGGTTCGTGAAGAACCTGCGGCATCTGAAGGAGATTCTGGGCCTGCGTGCCGGCGTCAGCGAGGCCTGCGCCATGCAGGCGCTGATCCTGCCCAACGCCACCGTCTTCGTGGCCGATACCCAGGTCGAGCATCAGCGCAGCGCCGCCCAGATCGCCGAAATGACGATCCTGTGCGCGGAAGAGGTCCGGCGCTTCGGCATCACCCCGAAGGTGGCGCTGCTGTCGTCGTCGAGCTTCGGCACCGGCGAGACGCCCGGCGCGCTGATGATGCGGGATGCCTTCGATCTGGTCCGCCGTCAGGCACCGGAGCTTGAGGTGGATGGCGAGATGCAGGCCGACGCCGCATTGTCGGAGGATGTCCGCCACCGGGTGTTCCCGGGCTCGATCCTGACCGGTCAGGCCAATCTGCTGATCACCCCCGATCTTGATTCCGGCAACATCGCGTTTAATCTCGCGAAAGCGCTGACCAACGGCACCTCGGTCGGGCCGGTGATGATCGGCTTCAATCATCCCGCCCATATCCTGACGCCGGCGGTGTCGGTGCGCGGTATCGTCAATCTGTCGGCGCTGGTCGTGGTGGACGCGATCGAGAAGTCGCGGACCAACCCGTGGTGCCCCTTGCCGGCGGAGCCCGCCTGA
- the lipB gene encoding lipoyl(octanoyl) transferase LipB — MATIRGTTTLAPVEWLVTPGLTDYPAAVARMEARAAAIRDGTAGEQVWLVEHPPIYTAGTSAQDRDLIAPGRFPVYKTGRGGQITYHGPGQRVAYVMLDLKQRGSDIRAFVHAMEDWVISTLDQFNLKGLRRDGRVGVWIDRGDGHDDKIAAIGVRVRRWVSFHGISINVEPDLGHYAGIIPCGVRGHGVTSLVDQGRPVGMIEADMALRAAFEEIFGPTVDITHDAA; from the coding sequence ATGGCAACGATCCGCGGCACCACGACACTGGCACCGGTGGAATGGCTGGTGACGCCGGGATTGACCGATTATCCGGCGGCGGTGGCGCGGATGGAAGCCCGCGCGGCGGCGATCCGCGACGGCACCGCCGGCGAACAGGTCTGGCTGGTCGAACATCCGCCGATCTATACCGCCGGCACCAGCGCCCAGGACCGCGACCTGATCGCGCCCGGCCGCTTTCCCGTCTATAAGACCGGCCGCGGCGGCCAGATCACCTATCACGGGCCCGGCCAGCGGGTTGCTTATGTGATGCTGGACCTGAAGCAGCGCGGCAGCGACATCCGCGCCTTCGTGCACGCCATGGAAGACTGGGTGATCAGCACGCTCGACCAGTTCAACCTGAAGGGGCTGCGCCGTGACGGCCGGGTGGGCGTGTGGATCGACCGTGGCGATGGCCATGACGACAAGATCGCCGCAATCGGCGTGCGGGTGCGGCGCTGGGTCAGCTTTCATGGCATCTCGATCAATGTCGAGCCCGACCTCGGCCATTATGCCGGCATCATTCCCTGCGGCGTGCGCGGCCACGGCGTGACCTCGCTGGTCGATCAGGGTCGGCCGGTCGGGATGATCGAGGCCGATATGGCCTTGCGGGCCGCCTTTGAAGAGATCTTCGGCCCCACCGTCGACATCACCCATGACGCGGCCTGA
- a CDS encoding biotin transporter BioY, giving the protein MSGRDLINILIFTALTIGLGLFPPLDVPLIGVPITAQTLGVMLSGLVLGSWRGALSQMLMVGLVMAGAPLLAGGRGGFDILLSPTGGFLLGWIPGAFVAGWLTEHRPPGWMRHLSAAVVGGVGLVYLIGVPWMVMVSGVPAQIAISGSAIFIPGDLIKAVMAAAIALTVVHVRPACLATGR; this is encoded by the coding sequence ATGTCGGGACGCGATCTGATCAACATCCTGATCTTCACCGCCCTCACCATCGGGCTGGGCCTGTTTCCGCCGCTGGACGTGCCGTTGATCGGCGTGCCGATCACCGCCCAGACCCTTGGGGTGATGTTGTCGGGGCTGGTGCTGGGCTCGTGGCGCGGCGCGCTGTCGCAGATGCTGATGGTCGGGCTGGTGATGGCGGGCGCGCCGCTGCTGGCCGGCGGCCGGGGCGGGTTCGATATCCTGCTCAGCCCCACCGGCGGCTTTCTGCTGGGCTGGATCCCCGGCGCCTTCGTGGCCGGCTGGCTGACGGAACATCGCCCGCCCGGCTGGATGCGGCATCTGTCGGCCGCGGTGGTGGGCGGCGTGGGGCTGGTCTATCTGATCGGGGTGCCCTGGATGGTGATGGTCAGTGGCGTGCCGGCGCAGATCGCCATCAGCGGCTCGGCCATCTTCATTCCCGGCGATCTGATCAAGGCGGTGATGGCGGCGGCGATTGCGCTGACCGTGGTCCATGTCCGGCCTGCCTGCCTGGCAACCGGACGCTGA
- a CDS encoding acetyl-CoA carboxylase biotin carboxylase subunit yields the protein MFEKILIANRGEIACRVIRTARRMGIKTVAVYSDADADALHVRMADEAVHIGASPSNQSYLIAERIIAACKDTGAQAVHPGYGFLSENQSFAKALDAAGIAFIGPNIEAIYAMGDKIESKKLAKKAGVSTVPGYVGEIKDADEAVKIADEIGYPVMIKASAGGGGKGMRLAHDAREAREGFRSATSEAKSSFGDDRVFIEKFIEQPRHIEIQIIADGHGNICYLGERECSIQRRHQKVIEEAPSPFLDEATRKAMGEQAVALSRAVNYRSAGTVEFIVGPDRSFYFLEMNTRLQVEHPVTELITGLDLVELMIRVAAGEHLPFTQDEVTLTGWAMEARVYAEDPYRGFLPSIGRLARYIEPTGTGVRVDSGVYEGAEISMFYDPMVAKLVTYGDDRLQAAERMSDALDAYYIRGITHNIPFLTALIKHPRFLEGRLSTGFIAEEYPEGFHGAPLDAEARRALAAIAVMADLADRARQGNITGQMRGYVHHVPDELVVMLDDERVEVKVVQHAPALVLDMGGKPVTLDCTWRLGDRLLTATVDDRTRVVQIERASSGWRLTHGGSALLARVYTRRGAEYAAMMPVKQAPDMSRFLLSPMPGLVLSVAVEVGQEVKAGEELAVIEAMKMENVLRAERDCTVKEIKAGAGSSVAADQVIIEFE from the coding sequence ATGTTCGAGAAGATCCTGATCGCCAATCGCGGTGAGATCGCCTGCCGGGTGATCCGCACCGCCCGCCGTATGGGCATCAAGACGGTGGCCGTCTATTCGGACGCCGATGCCGATGCGCTGCATGTCCGCATGGCCGACGAGGCCGTGCATATCGGCGCCAGCCCCAGCAATCAGAGCTATCTGATCGCCGAGCGGATCATCGCCGCCTGCAAGGACACCGGCGCCCAGGCCGTGCATCCGGGCTATGGCTTCCTGTCGGAAAACCAGAGCTTCGCCAAGGCGCTGGACGCGGCCGGCATCGCCTTCATCGGCCCGAATATCGAGGCCATCTATGCGATGGGCGACAAGATCGAGTCGAAGAAGCTGGCCAAGAAGGCCGGTGTCTCGACCGTTCCCGGTTATGTGGGCGAGATCAAGGATGCCGACGAGGCGGTGAAGATCGCCGACGAGATCGGCTATCCGGTGATGATCAAGGCCTCGGCCGGCGGCGGCGGCAAGGGCATGCGGCTGGCCCATGACGCCAGGGAGGCCCGCGAGGGCTTCCGCTCGGCGACATCGGAGGCGAAGTCGAGCTTCGGCGACGACCGGGTGTTCATCGAGAAGTTCATCGAGCAGCCGCGCCATATCGAGATCCAGATCATCGCCGACGGCCATGGCAATATCTGCTATCTGGGCGAGCGCGAATGCTCGATCCAGCGCCGGCACCAGAAGGTGATCGAGGAGGCGCCGAGCCCGTTCCTGGACGAGGCGACCCGCAAGGCGATGGGCGAGCAGGCGGTGGCGCTGTCGCGGGCCGTGAACTACCGCTCGGCCGGCACGGTGGAATTCATCGTCGGCCCCGATCGCAGCTTCTATTTCCTGGAGATGAACACCCGGCTTCAGGTCGAGCATCCGGTGACCGAGCTGATCACCGGCCTCGATCTGGTGGAGCTGATGATCCGGGTGGCCGCGGGCGAACACCTGCCCTTTACCCAGGACGAGGTGACGCTGACCGGCTGGGCGATGGAAGCCCGGGTCTATGCCGAGGATCCCTATCGCGGCTTCCTGCCCTCGATCGGGCGCCTTGCGCGCTATATCGAGCCCACCGGCACCGGCGTGCGGGTCGACAGCGGCGTCTATGAGGGCGCCGAGATCAGCATGTTCTATGACCCGATGGTCGCCAAGCTGGTGACCTATGGCGATGATCGCCTGCAGGCGGCGGAGCGGATGAGCGACGCGCTGGATGCCTATTACATCCGCGGCATCACCCACAACATCCCGTTCCTGACCGCGCTGATCAAGCATCCGCGCTTCCTGGAAGGCCGGCTGTCGACCGGTTTCATTGCCGAGGAATATCCCGAGGGCTTCCACGGCGCACCGCTGGACGCCGAGGCCCGCCGGGCGCTGGCCGCGATCGCGGTCATGGCCGATCTGGCCGACCGGGCGCGCCAGGGCAACATCACCGGCCAGATGCGCGGCTATGTCCACCATGTCCCCGACGAGCTGGTGGTGATGCTGGATGACGAGCGGGTCGAGGTGAAGGTGGTGCAGCACGCGCCGGCTCTGGTGCTCGACATGGGCGGCAAGCCGGTGACGCTGGACTGCACCTGGCGACTGGGCGACCGGCTGCTGACCGCGACCGTCGACGACCGCACCCGCGTGGTCCAGATCGAGCGGGCATCCTCGGGCTGGAGGCTGACCCATGGCGGATCGGCGCTGCTGGCGCGGGTCTATACCCGTCGCGGTGCTGAATATGCGGCAATGATGCCGGTGAAGCAGGCGCCGGATATGAGCCGCTTCCTGCTGTCGCCGATGCCGGGCCTGGTGCTGTCGGTGGCGGTCGAGGTCGGCCAGGAGGTCAAGGCCGGCGAGGAACTGGCGGTGATCGAGGCCATGAAGATGGAGAACGTGCTGCGCGCCGAACGCGACTGCACGGTCAAGGAGATCAAGGCCGGCGCCGGTTCCAGCGTCGCCGCCGATCAGGTGATCATCGAATTCGAATGA
- the mgtE gene encoding magnesium transporter, translating to MRDEDDIRAPEADRQDGTGRQDGPRAEGGAMPSLYGVSDDLVRRAAGALDEGDAPAVRGLVAELHAADIADLLERLSGDERRSLVELLRDGFDPEILPHLAGNVRDQVIAQLGPRVLAEALSVLDSDDAIYLIEDLDDDIQAALLATVPPATRRALEESLAYPEYSAGRLMQRDLIAMPAFWTVGRAIDFLRETPDLPEEFYEIFVVDPRHKPIGAVPLARMLRHPRKVLLRDIMDRDVDAISASVDQEEVARLFRHYSLASAPVVDDQGRLIGVITFDDVVDVIQEEAEEDMALMAGVGSEVDVNAGLVRAVRQRMAWLGVNLGTALMVSSVIALFEATIEQIVALAVLMPIVASMGGNAGTQTLTVAVRALALKELTPSNAMRIVMRETGIGAINGLVFGIAVGVAAGLIFDPFIGAVLFCALFANMLTAGLSGMLIPLALDRLKVDPAVSAGVFLTAVTDIVGFFAFLGLAQLVLL from the coding sequence TTGCGCGACGAAGACGATATCCGCGCCCCCGAGGCGGATCGCCAGGATGGGACCGGGCGTCAGGATGGGCCGCGCGCCGAGGGCGGGGCCATGCCCTCGCTCTATGGCGTGTCCGACGATCTGGTGCGGCGCGCCGCCGGCGCGCTGGATGAAGGCGACGCGCCGGCGGTGCGCGGGCTGGTGGCCGAGTTGCACGCCGCCGACATCGCCGACCTGCTGGAACGATTGTCGGGGGATGAGCGGCGGTCGCTGGTCGAATTGCTGCGCGACGGCTTCGACCCGGAAATCCTGCCGCATCTGGCGGGCAATGTCCGCGATCAGGTGATCGCCCAGCTTGGCCCCCGGGTGCTGGCCGAGGCGCTGTCGGTTCTGGACAGCGACGATGCGATCTATCTGATCGAGGATCTGGACGACGACATCCAGGCGGCACTGCTGGCGACGGTGCCGCCGGCGACCCGGCGGGCGCTGGAGGAAAGCCTCGCCTATCCGGAATATTCCGCCGGCCGCCTGATGCAGCGCGACCTGATCGCGATGCCGGCCTTCTGGACCGTGGGCCGCGCGATCGACTTCCTGCGTGAGACCCCGGACCTGCCGGAAGAATTCTACGAGATCTTCGTGGTCGACCCGCGCCACAAGCCGATCGGGGCGGTGCCGCTGGCCCGGATGCTGCGCCATCCGCGCAAGGTGCTGCTGCGCGACATCATGGACCGCGACGTCGACGCGATTTCAGCCTCGGTCGACCAGGAAGAGGTGGCGCGGCTGTTCCGGCATTATTCGCTGGCATCGGCGCCGGTGGTGGATGATCAGGGCCGGCTGATCGGCGTGATCACCTTCGACGACGTGGTCGACGTCATCCAGGAAGAGGCCGAAGAGGACATGGCCCTGATGGCCGGCGTCGGGTCGGAGGTCGATGTCAATGCCGGGCTGGTCAGGGCGGTGCGACAGCGCATGGCCTGGCTTGGGGTCAATCTGGGCACGGCGCTGATGGTCAGTTCGGTCATCGCCCTGTTCGAGGCCACGATCGAACAGATCGTGGCCCTGGCGGTGCTGATGCCGATCGTGGCGTCGATGGGCGGCAATGCCGGCACCCAGACCCTGACGGTGGCGGTGCGCGCCCTGGCGCTGAAGGAACTGACGCCGTCGAACGCCATGCGGATCGTGATGCGTGAAACCGGCATCGGCGCGATCAACGGCCTGGTCTTCGGCATCGCCGTGGGCGTGGCCGCCGGGCTGATCTTCGACCCGTTCATCGGTGCGGTGCTGTTCTGCGCGCTGTTCGCCAACATGCTGACCGCCGGCCTGTCGGGCATGCTGATCCCGCTGGCGCTGGACCGGCTGAAGGTCGACCCGGCGGTCTCGGCGGGCGTGTTCCTGACGGCGGTCACCGATATCGTCGGCTTTTTCGCCTTTCTGGGGTTGGCTCAGCTGGTTCTGCTCTGA
- a CDS encoding acyl-CoA carboxylase subunit beta: protein MQAILEELEKRRQAARMGGGERRIDAQHAKGKLTARERIELLLDAGSFEEYDMFVEHRCTEFGMENTRVPGDGVVTGRGTINGRLVFVFSQDFTVFGGALSEAHAEKICKVMDQAVQVGAPVIGLNDSGGARIQEGVASLAGYADVFLRNVEASGVVPQISMIMGPCAGGAVYSPAMTDFIFMVKDTSYMFVTGPDVVKTVTHEVVTAEDLGGAVTHTTKSSVADVAFEDDVDALLQMRRFFDFLPLSNREPAPIRETHDPVARMEPSLDTLVPPNPNKPYDMKELIEKVVDEGDFFEIQPEFAKNILTGFARMDGQTVGIVANQPMVLAGCLDIDSSRKAARFVRFCDCFNIPIVTFVDVPGFLPGTSQEFGGIIKHGAKLLYAYAEATVPKVTLITRKAYGGAYDVMSSKHLRGDMNYAWPSAEIAVMGPKGAVEIIFRQDIGDADKIAARTEEYRGRFANPFVAASRGFIDDVIRPRNTRARICGALDMLRSKRREKPWKKHGNIPL, encoded by the coding sequence ATGCAGGCGATACTCGAAGAGCTTGAGAAGCGTCGTCAGGCTGCCCGGATGGGTGGCGGCGAGCGCCGGATCGATGCCCAGCATGCCAAGGGCAAGTTGACCGCACGCGAGCGGATCGAGCTGCTGCTCGATGCCGGGTCGTTCGAAGAATACGACATGTTCGTCGAACACCGCTGCACGGAATTCGGGATGGAGAACACCCGGGTGCCCGGCGACGGCGTGGTCACCGGCCGCGGCACGATCAACGGCCGGCTGGTCTTCGTGTTCAGCCAGGATTTCACGGTGTTCGGCGGCGCTTTGTCGGAAGCGCATGCCGAAAAGATCTGCAAGGTCATGGACCAGGCGGTGCAGGTCGGCGCCCCGGTGATCGGCCTGAACGATTCGGGCGGCGCCCGCATCCAGGAAGGTGTCGCCTCGCTTGCCGGCTATGCCGATGTGTTTCTGCGCAATGTGGAAGCCTCGGGCGTCGTGCCGCAGATCTCGATGATCATGGGCCCCTGCGCCGGCGGTGCGGTGTATTCCCCGGCGATGACCGACTTCATCTTCATGGTGAAGGACACGTCATACATGTTCGTCACCGGCCCCGACGTGGTCAAGACCGTGACCCACGAGGTGGTGACGGCCGAGGATCTGGGCGGCGCCGTCACCCACACCACCAAATCCTCGGTGGCGGATGTGGCGTTCGAGGATGATGTCGACGCGCTGTTGCAGATGCGCCGGTTCTTCGACTTCCTGCCGCTGTCGAACCGCGAACCGGCCCCGATCCGCGAGACCCACGACCCGGTCGCGCGCATGGAGCCGTCGCTCGACACTCTGGTGCCGCCGAACCCGAACAAGCCCTATGACATGAAGGAGCTGATCGAGAAGGTGGTCGACGAGGGCGACTTCTTCGAGATCCAGCCCGAATTCGCGAAGAACATCCTGACCGGCTTCGCCCGCATGGATGGCCAGACCGTGGGCATCGTCGCCAACCAGCCGATGGTGCTGGCCGGCTGCCTGGACATCGACAGCTCCCGCAAGGCCGCCCGCTTCGTGCGGTTCTGCGACTGCTTCAACATCCCGATCGTCACCTTCGTCGACGTGCCGGGCTTCCTGCCGGGCACCAGCCAGGAATTCGGCGGCATCATCAAGCATGGCGCCAAGCTGCTGTACGCCTATGCCGAGGCGACGGTGCCGAAAGTGACGCTGATCACCCGCAAGGCCTATGGCGGCGCCTATGACGTCATGAGCTCGAAGCATCTGCGCGGCGACATGAACTATGCCTGGCCGTCTGCCGAGATCGCGGTGATGGGGCCGAAGGGCGCTGTGGAGATCATCTTCCGCCAGGATATCGGCGACGCGGACAAGATCGCGGCGCGGACCGAGGAATATCGCGGCCGCTTCGCCAACCCGTTCGTTGCCGCCTCTCGCGGCTTCATCGACGACGTCATCCGGCCGCGCAACACCCGCGCCCGCATCTGCGGCGCGCTGGACATGCTGCGCAGCAAGCGTCGCGAGAAGCCGTGGAAGAAGCACGGCAACATTCCGCTCTGA